The DNA sequence gATAACAAATGGCTAAAgattcttactttttttttcttttaaatttgtcGTCGCCGGCGTTCTGTAGATGTAGTGACGACTGTTTGTATACGGgtctttctttttacttttactttttcgTTTGTTATATCTTTTACGCGTGAAGTTGAAGAttctttttctctctgcttCTTGGCTCCCTTTGGCTAAATTTGGTCTAAGAGCCCTGGGTACCACGTAGATCTCGAGGAGACGAAGATACCCTTCTTTATTTCTAAAAAGCGACAGGTAGAATAGCTATTTTTCTTCTGGGATTTCGAGGATTTTGTAAGGGTACTTTTGCCAGTCAATTTGGGTCTCTTTTTCACTTTTCAGTGTTGTGACAGATTTAGTTAGTGAACCTTTTACTTTGTTTATGTAACGCACcagagctttttattttttattttttatttattttggttaagtTTTCCATTTCGCAAGTTCTTTATTTCTCATGGTTCCCGTGATAACTCTTCTTTTATGGGTTACACtcacattattttatttgtttatagtaTATATTGAATAATTTCAAGTCTGAATTCGTTTCGGATGAGTTTGGAGGTATTATGTGAATGTAAAATTAGCCAAGTAAATATTATGTGTCAATTGAAATGGGTCTATCCTTTTCCCTCTGGATTATTTGTTTGAAACCACTCCATCCCTCTCTGCCCCAACTCAGCCTGATGATcgtgcataaatatttttgtgagaGAGGAGTGTAGCGGTTTCTAAAAGATATAATGGcgtttttggattttttgtaaTCTCGGCAGCGAGgtaaatatgattttatgaCATGTTATTACATGAACACATGATTTGTCAGTGGCATGGTTCAGCCTACAAGTTTTGCCAACTTGGACAACATCTTGGACACGTCATCTTTTGGTACTTTCGACGGAAAAGGAGGTTGTAACCGGCTGATATACTGCTGCTTTTTCCGTTGAAAAGTCAGAATGCAACTTAaactttgaaaagaaaaagataatgataaaaaagaaagtagaaaatAAGGAGTAGCGATCACATTATTACTTTGTTTATTGCCTTGATTTCCACACCTACCACAGGAGTAGTGATGCCACTTGCATACCACAGATTGACTGATATGGCTGTATATATTGTGTTGTTAATTTTCCCTCTAGTTATAAAACGTTTGAGAGGTCTCTTATATATGTTGCTACTTGTTATGGTGTTTTTAGATACTATTTAAGTAAATATTGAGGTCAAGTTTTTGCTTAGAAGGATTATATCAAGATATTGGTATGATGTACAGCTTGTAGATAGTTTGGTACTTATCTGGATGGCGATTATAAGTTTTGATATTATTTGACatatcaaatttcatatttgagaATTTGACATGTTTGCATGTTTTACCTTGGTAATTTGGTTCTTTCTCATATTTAGTATTTGACAGTTAATTGAGAAACTGGCAAATGCCAGGACTGTAGTTTCTGTATGGGTATTAAAATTGTGGTTTTAGAGGGCCTCAAGTGGGAATGTCCTATAAATAATTTGACAAATGCAATCGTGAAGAAGCctaatatatacaaacattgCTTAACTGTCACATAAATAGTTTAATAAACATTGCTTATTTATTGTTACATCACATGAGATGTATCTAGATTTTGGGCTTGGATATGCAAGATTGAAACAATCATGATTCCCATCTTTGCTTAATAATCAGACAAATTGTTTTAAACTAATGGATTTGGTGGAAATTCCATTAGTGTGTGGTTGTCCTTAAAATTGATTATTGGAGGTTAAGAgcatttattaatcatgtttAGATATATGCAGGGATGTAAGCCTGCCGAACGAATGGATGTGGTAGGTGCATCCACTGCAGCAAGTCCATGCTCATCTTTCCATCCAAGTCCATGTGCTTCCTACAACCCCAGCCCCGGATCTTCGTCTTTCCCAAGCCCTGCATCATCTTCGTATGTTGCTAATCCTAATGGTGATAGCAGTTCCCTCATACCATGGCTCAAAAATCTCTCCTCTGCGTCCTCATCAGCTTCCTCTTCCAAACTCCCTCATCTCTACATCCATAGCGGCTCCATAAGCGCTCCTGTCACTCCTCCACTGAGCTCTCCTACTGCTCGAACACCAAGAATCAAGCCTGACTGGGATGACCAATCTACCCGGCCAGGCTTCGGTGGCCAGCACTCATCCTTCCTGCCATCTTCTACTCCACCAAGCCCTGGCCGACAGATTGTTCCTGATCCAGAATGGTTTGCCGGGATTCGGCTCCCCCAAGGAGGGCCAACTTCCCCAACTTTCAGTTTGGTCGCTTCCAATCCATTTGGTTTTAAGGATGAGGCTTTGGCTGGTGGTGGCTCCCGCATGTGGACTCCTGGTCAAAGTGGGACTTGCTCTCCTGCCATTGCAGCAGGCTCTGATCACACTGCTGACATTCCTATGTCTGAAGTGATTTCTGATGAGTTTGCATTTGGAAGCCACGCAACAGGGCTGGTTAAGCCATGGGAAGGAGAGAGGATTCACGAAGAGTGTGGATCAGATGATCTAGAGCTCACTCTTGGAAGCTCAAGAACCAGGTATGTTGGTTATTTGAATATTTACTTACATAGATTAATTGACATTTTACATATATTGATAGACTTGTAATATAGTTACTCACTTGAATCACACAATGTTGCAGGTGAAGCGTAATCCAAAAATTGGTGTTGTTATAGCCTTAGATCCAGTGTTTGTGCTTTTTAGAAAAAAGGGTAACTAAAAGGATCGAGGTGAGCACAAACAGCTGCTCTTCTCtccctcttcttctttctcttcttcttctttttttcttgtttttttttcttatttaatttttatttgttcctAAGTTATATATAGTGAGTCAAAGGTGTGAGGGTGGTTTTAATTGTCTATCTGAAcctaaattttaatgaaaaggaCTCTTATACATACATAGATTGGTTGCATTTAATTGTTGGTTTGCCATTCAAAGTAATGCTTTGGGGAGGGATGGGAGGAAGGGAATCTGAATCCCTATCCACTTAAATCCAAATGGAGAGCgtcaaatttttctttgtttagcaAATCACAA is a window from the Ziziphus jujuba cultivar Dongzao chromosome 11, ASM3175591v1 genome containing:
- the LOC125419485 gene encoding BES1/BZR1 homolog protein 4 → MTSGTRLPTWKERENNKRRERRRRAIAAKIFAGLRMYGNFKLPKHCDNNEVLKALCNEAGWTVEPDGTTYRKGCKPAERMDVVGASTAASPCSSFHPSPCASYNPSPGSSSFPSPASSSYVANPNGDSSSLIPWLKNLSSASSSASSSKLPHLYIHSGSISAPVTPPLSSPTARTPRIKPDWDDQSTRPGFGGQHSSFLPSSTPPSPGRQIVPDPEWFAGIRLPQGGPTSPTFSLVASNPFGFKDEALAGGGSRMWTPGQSGTCSPAIAAGSDHTADIPMSEVISDEFAFGSHATGLVKPWEGERIHEECGSDDLELTLGSSRTR